Sequence from the Janthinobacterium lividum genome:
CTGGGGTCAGACCCTGAGGGTCTGACCCCGGCCTTTTTTGCTTTGCGGGTTAGTTCACCGCTATCTGCTTACCGTTTTACTTTTCCAAACGCCTCGCCCTTGTTCCATGTAGGCAAATTCTTGTCATTCGCCACTTCATAGCCGAGATTCAGGGTGAACTGCGCCTGCTGTACCATGCCCGACAGGTCCCATGACGGGTTGTACTCGTCCGTCACCTGGTGGTAATCCTTTTTAAAGGCGACCAGGCGCTCGCTCGATGCTTTCGGGTCCTTGACGAAATCGAACGAACCATCGCCGGAGAACACGGCCGAGCCCACGTTGAAGGCGGGTATGCCGGCCTTGGCAAACGCAAAATGGTCGGCCCGGTAAAAGGCGCCGGACAGGTCGGGTATCGTTGGCGCCAGGCGCAGGCCCATGCGCTTGGCGACCTTGGCGGCACTCGCGTACAGGCTGCTGCGCTCGGCGCCGGCCACGCCGATGTCGTGCGTCTTGCCGACGAAGTTCATGCTGTCGAGGTTCAGGTCGGCGGCCGTCTTGGCCAGTGGCCACAGGGGCTTGCGCGTATAGGCCGTGCTGCCCAGCATGCCCGTTTCTTCGCCTGCCGGCCACAGGAAGATCTGCGTGCGGCGTGCCGGTTGCTTGACGGCTACCTGCGCCATGGCCAGCAGGGCGGCCGCGCCCGAAGCGTTGTCGATGGCGCCGTTGTAGATATGGTCGCTTTGCCCTGAGCGGGCGCTGCCTTCGTCGTCCTTGCCCAGGTGGTCCCAGTGGGCCGAGTAAATCACGGCTTCGTCCTTGAGTTTCGGGTCCGTGCCCGGCACGATGCCGGCCACGTTGAATTGCTCGATGCTGCGGATCTGGCTGTCCAGTGCCACCTTGACCGTGGCGTTCAGGGCCACGGGGCGGAATGCGCGCGTTTCCGCCTGCGCGCGCAAGGCGTCCAGGTCTTGCCTGGCGGCCTGGAACAGCGTGCGCGCCATGTCTTCCTGCAGCCAGCCTTCCATGGCATTGCCCGCGCCGGCCAGGTTGAAGCGCTCGTGGCCGAAGCCGTTGGCGGGCACCGACCACGGGTACGAGGCCGATGCCGTCGTGTGGATCAGCAGCACGCCGGCGGCGCCCTGGCGCAGCGCTTCCTCGTACTTGTAGACCCAGCGGCCGTACCAGGTCAGCGACTTGCCGGCAAAGCGGTTGGGTTCGGCGGCGGTCGGTTGCGGATCGTTGACCATCATGATGACCAGTTTGCCTTTTAAATCAGCACCCTTGAAGTCGTCCCAGTTTTCCTCGGGCGCGTGGATGCCGTAACCGGCAAACACCACGGGCGCGTCGAACGCCACCTTCTGCTGGCCATTCGCCGCGCCAAAGACTATGTCCTGGCCGAAGGCGGGAGACAAGGTCTTGCCGCCCGCGCTGAAGGTCACCTTGCTCGATGGCAAAGCCTTGCTGCCGACGATGGTCAGCGCCTGGCGATACGTGCCATCCGGCAAGGGTTGCAAGCCGGCCACGGCCGCCTGCGTTTCCAGGTAGCGCACGGCCAGGTCGCCGCCGCGCTGGCCCGTGCCGC
This genomic interval carries:
- a CDS encoding M28 family peptidase gives rise to the protein MRFPFVLAASLLSTATLAQPLVTEAPLRAHLSFLADDLLEGRGTGQRGGDLAVRYLETQAAVAGLQPLPDGTYRQALTIVGSKALPSSKVTFSAGGKTLSPAFGQDIVFGAANGQQKVAFDAPVVFAGYGIHAPEENWDDFKGADLKGKLVIMMVNDPQPTAAEPNRFAGKSLTWYGRWVYKYEEALRQGAAGVLLIHTTASASYPWSVPANGFGHERFNLAGAGNAMEGWLQEDMARTLFQAARQDLDALRAQAETRAFRPVALNATVKVALDSQIRSIEQFNVAGIVPGTDPKLKDEAVIYSAHWDHLGKDDEGSARSGQSDHIYNGAIDNASGAAALLAMAQVAVKQPARRTQIFLWPAGEETGMLGSTAYTRKPLWPLAKTAADLNLDSMNFVGKTHDIGVAGAERSSLYASAAKVAKRMGLRLAPTIPDLSGAFYRADHFAFAKAGIPAFNVGSAVFSGDGSFDFVKDPKASSERLVAFKKDYHQVTDEYNPSWDLSGMVQQAQFTLNLGYEVANDKNLPTWNKGEAFGKVKR